Within the Thermoplasmata archaeon genome, the region ACGCGGCCGGCCCCACCCGCAACCGCGCCTTCATCGCTCTCCTCTATGAGTGTGGCGTGCGCGTCGCCGAGGGCTGCGTGCTCACGCGGGGCGACGTGAAGTGGAAGCCGCCCGAGAACGGCACCCCCGGCTACTTCGTGGTCCGCTTCTGGGTCGTGAAGGAGCGAGGCGAGGAACACCTGGGCTTCCTCATCTCCACAGCGCCCATCATGGAGGCCTGGCTGAAGATTCACCCCGACCCGAGCCCCGACGCGCCCCTCTTCCCCAGCGCCGCCACCGGCAAGGCCATCACGCGCACGGGCGGATGGGGCATCGTGTCGGAGGCCGCCCACCGCGCCCGCATCCTCGGCTCTGACGGCAAGGCGAAGCGGGTTCATCCGCACACGCTGCGCCACAGCCGCTGCACGCATCTCCTGGCGGGTGGGGCGTCCGAGGCGCATGTGAAGGTCTTGATGGGCTGGGCGCCAGGTAGCCAGATGCTGGCGCGCTACGCCCACCTGGTCAGCGAGGACGCGAAGGCGACTGCGTTCCAGGCGGCCGGGGTCAAGGCGCCCGAAGAGGTCAAGGTGGATGTGCTCGACTTCCAGGACGAGCGGCTCCGCCCGATGGTGCCTGTGGGCGCATTCCCGGGGAGCGTGGACGCGGTGCCGATGAAGAGCCCGGTCCGCGACGCCATCCAGGTATTCATG harbors:
- a CDS encoding tyrosine-type recombinase/integrase; this translates as METTTPSIDDFMETVASRNPRTRAHYVEVLNALENWAGCSLGELTENRLKSLMTKLRAMDSGKHYAAILRMFLTRFDMDTLAKRARIKQREKKLQPDEILTVSEVKTLIDAAGPTRNRAFIALLYECGVRVAEGCVLTRGDVKWKPPENGTPGYFVVRFWVVKERGEEHLGFLISTAPIMEAWLKIHPDPSPDAPLFPSAATGKAITRTGGWGIVSEAAHRARILGSDGKAKRVHPHTLRHSRCTHLLAGGASEAHVKVLMGWAPGSQMLARYAHLVSEDAKATAFQAAGVKAPEEVKVDVLDFQDERLRPMVPVGAFPGSVDAVPMKSPVRDAIQVFMRLMEEKPKEMQSELAAMLKAAELTARGPAATPASSG